Genomic DNA from Chanos chanos chromosome 6, fChaCha1.1, whole genome shotgun sequence:
ATGGTGAGTTTTGTTCATATATTTATAAGTGGAGCTCCAGGATTACTTCTTAGGCTACATACAAAAGTTTAGCTGTAAAATGTGTGATGGCTGCCTCACTTCTGCATAAGGTTAGACCTCAGATCCACCCGGATATTATCACTGCTGTTGGTAGAGGAAAATCTCCATCCATCCAGTGAGCCTCAAGCACGAGAGATGGAGGTGAACAGTATAAAAATGACTGCAGGTAGCATTGTGTAAAAATTACAATGAAAAGCAACAGTGCAGCTTATCACATCCGAAAGGAGGTAACACAAAAGCACACCAAAAAAAGTACACTTTGTGGTGGATGGTGTTGACAGTAAATAGGATCAAGACTGGTATGCAATCACACTGAAACATCATTTTTCTCAGTATTTAATGTTTCACTCAAAACTCTCGTTTAAACCTTACAGATTCTTACTCATCCTTTTGACAGATCAACACATGGCAAACTGCATGATGGTTGATAAACAAGCATCATTTCTCCCAACAGCAAAATCTTTTACCTGCACTGCAGTTGTTAGTGTGCACCTGTTGCTGTAGACACTTAGGCTTATTGACAGTATTTTATAGTGTGCTGAACACTACTGTGTTtaaaccaatcaatcaatccatcCAACAATCAGTCAATAAATCACCAAATGTTTTGCCTACGTTTGTAAGTGGCTCCACATTCGACCCGGACTGAACCCGTGACAGTCTGCGTGATTTGATCTTAACTAATGGTAACAAACTAATAGACTTAAGCAATTTGGGTGCTTCCGCTGAGTAATTCTTCTAAAAGCTGATTTTAGAAAGATTGCTTTGACCTCTTGATGGCAGAGGACTGAATTCCACACATTGCAAACACGTCGTGATTAGTTGAATGTCCGAGTCTTGACCAATAATGGGCATAAAGAATTTTTGTTTCTGCCATTGGAACGTCATAAATCTTGCCCAAACCGTGTAATTCCTCTgtatgtttgaaatatttcatttcaagagTGCGGAGTAAGCTATCTCAGTTCATTGGTTAAAAACAGGGGCATGTAATTCAAAGTTCAGCTGTGTAAACTGTTTATGTGTACATGCTGACTGCATCTTGGCATCAGAGGTGCGCATAAATTAGACGTCAGTTCTCTTACTTTTCATTTGAGCACTCAGAAACAAATCCAGAAAGTATTCCAAATCCAGAAACTACTACATTTTGGAAACACATCTTCCGCTAATAACTCACTCCATGAGTTATTATCCCTTTTTCTGTCCTCATTTGCCCCCCTTTGtgcaaagaagagaaaatgatgCTTGACCCGAAGAAACGGATGAAAACTGATAAGGAATGGTTTATGTTTCAAGGTGTAAAACCGCATAGCAGCTTTATACCATCGCATGATCGCCCCCTTGTGTCAAGACATATATACTTCATGATGAATATAGGTTTATTCTCaagaaaaattatttaaaatttaatgACATTACATAATTAAAAGTCCCCAAATACTGACTATAAGTAATCTTACAAACATGGATTAAATGTATCTACAGACAAAACTCAAATCTATCCGTTATTCTCCTAGATCAGGTTTACTCTGTGTCTGCTACAGTGGTTCCTTGAGTAACATAATGGTGTTTTAAGACTAGTGAATGTGTTACTACATTTAGAAACCATCAAGTACTATTGAAAACTATTGCTTAAAAAAATTACTACAAGAACTGCATCTGCTGAACCTCAAAATCAACAGTTAAACACATTATTGTTTAGTATATTATCAAGTGCTGCTCTTGCCTGGCAGGCGAAAATCTGTATGGAAAAAATGGACAGTACGCTATGTGTCATATAATTTTGAAAAGCTTAAAGGTCACctacatttaaataattaaaaatcaGTTCTTCAGTTGGTTCAATTCAATTCTTCAGTTCAATTCTTCATAGACAAAAACAATTTATGTCTTGTAGAGCACTGAACATTTATTAAACATTGTGTTACACTTTGGTCCGCTTAAAATTTAAAACTTCAATAACATACATATCCCTCCTCAGTGAATTATAAACATATTTCTCAGCTGTAAATAACTCTTATTGTGCACTGTTCCAGTTACAAAAGTTCATCATCAGAACAATTCCTATCTGTATTGTTCACAGGCACAATATtgttgaacaaacacacacaaaaaaaagttctggGCAACATATAATCATACTTGCAAGGCAGCGTACTGGACAGAGACCACAGTATGGCTTTGGTTAAAACCTCTATTTGCTCATATGTCATCGCTGGCCATCAGCCTGCTTTCTAATAACAGAGTGGATACTTGGCTACaggttttgtctgttttttagcTTGCAGTTCGTACCCTAGCACAAAATAAAGGTTTCCCTTCTCAATGCTCTGAACAATTTCATTCTGATAGTTCAAGTATGGTTTAGAGGTGAGgtctcatttgtttttgctgtgctAGTCATGCAGTAGTGGACATTACTCTCACACTTCTTCACCTCAGGGAATTCCAGCAAGCACTGAACTGACGGCTGTCGTTTCACAAGTATAACAAGgatttaaatgcattttgcaGTATTTTCCATGGGTTTTTTTGGCACCCTAACCAAAATTTTAGTGTTGTAAAAACTTATTCCTTTAAGTTcacttttcacattttccaGATTGGTGATGGCAGGGGTGAAGAACTGCAGCTGATACGCAGACTGGTGCCTTgactttattttcactgtcCACATTCACTTTGATTCACTTTGATGTGTTTatccttttttctcttgctaAGAGAAGGTCTTTTGCTAGAAAAACACCCTTTTCCAGTTCTCAACATTTAgaattttcacatttaaatataaagacatgttatgaaaatatttttacacaAAATTTTATGACAGAATCATGATAAagggggaaaacagagaaaagaaaccaaaaaacttTTACAGGAACGTTTAGTGACAAACAACGTAATCTTTCCATCCATTTCTTGCCTATTACTTACAGCAGGCTTCATAAAATCCACATTAAAATATTCTTGTACATGACATTGTGcttctgaatttttttgttttgatgctaAATAATTCTACAGATCCAGTACTGacaatgattaaaaagaaatgataaacattcaaacaaaaaacatgaaacaaacagtACCCACTTGGTTTGGTCCCAGCACATAAGCACATAAacatagaaataaaaataaaagacccAGATTACCGGAGTTAAATTAGTTTCCgtcatttgtttttgagtaGAAACTTATCATTTATCTCCAGTCTAAATCTAGCAGATAATGTCAGAGTgaaaaggtgaaagagagagagagagagagagagagagagagagagagagagagagagagagaaatgagaaagcaaaAAGTGTGCTATTGAGGGATACCGAATGGAAGGGTGGCACAATTTTAAGTCCCAAAACAGCAGGTTCTGCTGGATGTTGTCCACAAGACTTCATTAGCAAACAATTACAATGCAGAGAACCATGTGAATGGTCCCTGATACTTTGACTTTTGCACTCCTCCAACCATATAAGTTCCCTGTGCTATGTGTTTGCAATTTAAAACTACATCAAGATGTCCAACCACCAAAGTAAtcaagagagatttttttctatCAGACAAACGCttcctcttgttcttcttcgtcatcctcctcttcctcatagTGACGATTCCTCTTAATCATCTCCTCCACTGTCAACTCTTCCTcggcctcctcttcctcccagAAGCCCACATCCTGGGACGTCCGGTTGTCCTTGTTACCCACAGCAGGCTGAGAATCAGAGACCTCGCTGGAGGCGCTGTGGCTTTTCACAGGATTTTCTTCCCCttccttttccatgtttttgtttggttctaCATCCTCGACAGAGGTTTGCTGCTTTAGAATGGAGCGGGGCATTTTTTCCACCTCCTTTATGCTCGGAACTCTCTCAacctcttcctctgtgctgCTGCCACCTGATGAGGCTTTCTGGTCTGTGATGatcacctctttctttttctgctcctctgccttcattctctctgtctccttcacctcctcttctctctgtctctcctttgcATTTTGCTTGTCATTTTGTGACTGGTTCGAGGAATGGAGCTCCTCTAGCGAGCCCCGCCGCTCGAAGTTACGCCTGAGGGGCCGCCGCGGCTCTCGTGCCGCGGGATTTGCAGTGACCAGACTGGGAGCGACAGAGAAGGGACGGCTTCGCTCCTTCAGGGAGGAGCTACGTCTCAGGCTCTtgagctctgctctctctgtgctctgctgaATGGGTGTCACTTCCTCCTCTGGAGGCCACTTTGGCCGGAAGGGCTTAGCCACACCCGTTCTCCCCTCCGCAGCTGAGCCAGGACCCCTGGATCCGCCCTCGGTATCAAGAGATGGAGGCCAGGCGATCTTAAGCCTCCGGGTCTCCATGGAGACAACCGCAGGCTTCTCAGCAGGGCTTGTCATCTGAGCTCGAGTCTCCAGAGTGGCAGCGACTTCGGTCACTTTGGCCAGGGGAGAGTCCTCCACTGTGGGGCTGGGCTCCTTCTCTGAGACCGCCTCACTAACAGGCCTCGCTAAACCAGGTTCTGCTGCCGAATCCTTAGGatgctctgtctcctccatctGCTCATCGTCAGTACGGGGCGTCCACAGCTCCTTGTGAGGTCTGTGGCCAAAGCCCTCATCATAATTGCCCTTTGACTTGAAGAGCTGACTGAAGTGGGGTTTACAGTAGACATTCCCATGGAGAGAGGCGTAACTCCCCAAACTAACCAACAGAGGGCAGCAGATACACATACGTTGAAATGAGAGTTTGGTTAGATTGGTTCAGTCTGTGTCAACTTACATAACTTTTCATACTCTCAGACAATGACATGCTATATCTGTTATAATCCAGTCAAATACTAAATAACATTCCTTCATATCTACCTCAAAGGAATAATTCTAAACACATTTCTCAATTCattagtttttttatttaagaagCATTACCTGAGTTTTGCATTGCAGTGGGTGCAGCGGAAGCACGAGTTATGAAAAATCTGATTGTTGGCCACCAGCTTCTCCAGCGGGTAAACGGTTTTAAGGCACGCAACACAAGTCTCCCTGACAGGCAGACGGAACTTCTGCCAGAGCAAAGAAATAGTGGTCaggaaaagagtgagtgaaattACAGAGCATTAACACAGTCAGCTTCACAATCAACTTCACAATCGACTTAAGTTCCTAGCATTGTAAACTATATAAACAGCAGACTGTCTGAAGGGCTGAGGACTTACTTTACATAATCTATCTGTCAAATCAactgggagagacagaaacaattGACTATAAGATGTCAAAGACCTCTCTTTTGAAGACAAACGGCCACTGTGGAGGGACATTagcatgacagagaaagaactaATCAATGAGAAACACATTAACTTAGCACAGTGGGACtatactgattaaaaaaaactctgtcTAGTTGGATAGGACAATAGTTACACATGAGATAGCTACCCTGTAGAAAACCATAGACATATAACAGGGAAGTAGAgatggacacaaacacaaaaacccagATTTGcttttaaacacaaaaagaagatACCGTCTTTGGATAATGTTTGTAAAACAACCAGACAGGAAACTTTTCAGGCATTTGTACTGGTAAAATAAACATGGTCTCTATTGTAGAGGGTTCCCACACCTTCTTAAACATCAAATTCAAGGACTTTCCAGGCCCAATTTACTTAAATTCAAGGACCCAACATTGCATAGTTTGAGACATGGATCAAGGTTAATTACTGTTACAACACTGAGAATTTTTATAATGAGAACCAGCAGGCTTTATAGAAGCTCACAGACaacaattaaaaagagagagaggctcaaaCGTGAACACTTCTcaactgtgttgtgttacagtgaTGGCAGGCTATGTGATTTCTTGCCTTCTCTAACATAGCACAGCAAAACAATATATTGTGTAAGTTGAACGACAGAGATAGAGACTTTGGTGAGTCCTGGAATTTATACTTTCAAGGTTTAGCTGAAGGTTCGCTTAGCGTTAGCTTTTTCGCTTGCTTGCCGCTATTTAGCCTGCATCACTGGACTTCAatcactcatgcacgcacatgaCCGTCACACTTTCTTGAGGCAGGTAGTGTGTAAAACAAGGACACACAGATGGCAggagacacacatgcagacagcgGAATGTAGCCTATTTACTAAcgttaagtaaaaaaaaaaaatattaaaagaacTTTGATTTATATTCTTgcacaaaatatttaaattcaaGCACTTTCAACGACCCATGTCCATTTATGtctattttcaaaaactttcaaggccttaattttttttctctcaaattcACGAGCTTTCAAGGATTTCAAGGACCCGTGGGAACAGTGATTGTATTCTTTCTTTATCTAATTAGGACGAAGTAATCAGCACTGAAAGGCTTGTGAAAGAGCCCACAGAATGCTAAAGTTAAAACGATAAGACAAAGATGACAATTCACAGAATGGTCTTACACAATTTCAAAGGTTTGTATCAAAAGCCCTGACACTGATGTGACTGGTTAAGTTTGGCTTCAAGAACAAAGAGTAGACCGAGCGAGTACCAGATACAGTCAGTAATAAAGCGATAAAACCATTATGAGTTTCTGTTGACAACAGCACTTTGTTGCTTGGTCAGATGCAGCTACCTTCACTGTTTTGGGTGGGTCATCACTCGCGGATGCAGGGTTTTCAGGACTGGAGCCTGGTGTGTCCTCTGGAAGTCCTGAAACCAGGATGCAGTGTTGAAatgcactgattaaaaaaaactgtctgcaTAATAAGATGAATACCCACAGAGAACGTAGATTTACTTTGTGTGATTTAAAAGTTTGCATGATTTATCATCTACAACTCATGGACTTCATTCACATTATTGAATTAGAGTAAAGGGGGTTTTTATTGAGAGAAGGCTGTCAAAAAGATTTCCATTTGTTCCTTAATTATGAATGTATCTCACCAGCTTTCTCTATTTAAgaacgtaaacacacacacacacacacacacagacacacacatacacacacacatacacacacacacacacacacacacacacacacacaaaacaatgagaTTAGCCTCATTAGCCTCTTGGCTCCAGACTAAAAGGTccagagtaaagacagagacattaGCGTGTTAAAAAGTGCTCTGTTTAAAGGAAACTGATGACATCAatagggggagggggagggggagggggaggacaGTGACTCACCATTTGTCTTTGGACTGTTGGACTCAGAGAGCAGGTTCTGAATGGcatgacagtgaaaaaaaagagtgaaagaggaagaaaaagagaatgagaactTGTGAGGGTTGGTttgaaaaacaatgttaaaaacTGGCTGATTGTATAATACAGCTTTAAAATAACCAGTGGGTTAAATATTTAGagtcaaataaaatgtaataatcaAAGATTCTATTTTAACCTTTCCACGTAAGCCGTAAACATGTGTAGCACAGTCAGTTACTGAGAACGTGTCTATAATCGTCTTACTTCCCAATCCAAAAGTCAAAGTTTAACTTAAGTTAATGATTAGCTGTCTTTTCAAAGTCACACTCTCACCACTGCCACTCCCACACCACCAGGGGGCACATTCTCCTTATGGTCTGCGCTGGGAGTACgccgctctgtctctgtctggccAGCCTGCagaacaaaaggaacaaaaaaaatttacaacTGATTTAAGTCCTGCAGTATGCAGAGCATACACAAACAAGTTCATTATTGTCActgtcatttatatatttggACAAAAGTGTCGCAGATctgttcctggatcagtcaTTCACATCACAGAGTGATCAATGCGTGAGACGGATGCAGTGAGGTTAGAGAGCAGACTTGACACACTTGAAATTTTCACATCTGTTCATAAATCCCTGGCACACAGACAACCAAGGCTATTCGCACACGAGCTGTTGGGAGGCAGAGCACAACACAAGCGTCCTATTCATGACCTAAAAGTCCCTCTCTGAgtttaagaataaaacaaaataaaataaaataaaacatttaaaactgtgcagctttcttcttttttttttggtctaaagCTGTTCTGAGTTTTGTGGGAAAGAATAAAGGAGTAAGACAGAAAGCTGAGGCTGAGCAGTAATGACACCTGACACAGAACTTTGTGTATCCTCTGTTCTCTGGTCAGATTTCTATAGCTTTTGTGCTTCACTAATTGATTTGCTCAAGCCAGCCAGCTGTTTGTAATTTAATCCTCTTCactgacaaacagagaagaaggaTTCAAGACCACTGATTCATTACTTGTGGAAAAGctgtcttactttttttttatgtgtgtgtgtgtgtgtgtgtgtgtgtgtgtgtgtgtgcgtgcgcctgtgtttgttttacagttggCAGACAGAGTAAAGAAACGGTTGGCTACTCCATAGTATGAAAGTGAGAAAAGCACGTTGAATTAACACTTCTGTCTTTCAAGTTCTAATctacagttgttgttttttttttcagagctctAGTCCTGTTCTAAGGCCAGAACTACAGCACTTTACGACAGTGTTTCTGCTAACTGGTCTAGGGGCTTGATGTTGTGTAAACAGCATGGGTATGTTAATAGCTTTAACGGCTGCCCTCTTTCTGAGGAGACCCTGCTGGCCACTTCTACGTGTGCTTTACATTCGACTCAAACaaaagtgttttgcttttttgactgTACAACAGGTACATTAGAACTACATAAAACCAGGACAAGGTCTTTTCATCACCAGAACTTGATGAAAACCCATTACCCCATTCaggaatgccccccccccaccccaagtTCTCTACTCACTGTGCGTGTGGAAGGGTCTTGTTTGGATACAGCTGCCTGGTACTTGGCCATCCTGTCTCGCAGAGAGAATGATCTTTCCACAGTAGCAACCCCTACAAgaggacacgcacacacgcacacacacacacaccgatcaCTACATTAATACAGTTACCGTAAGTATTCTctgtataaagtgtgtgtgtgtgtgtgtgtgtgtgtgtgtgttagtattaAACATAGTTGACCAAGGCCTGTATCAAAGATCTTAATGACATTGATTTGAATCTCAGGATCGCGTAACTCTctatatatgtgtttttgtgctagCCAAGGTGCTAATGATCAGCGACTGACAAGCTGTTgacatgaaatgtgttttggtgcacacagtgttttaaaataattcttTCTGCATTTGTGGTAAATTTGTGCTCATATGTGtatgatgcatgtgtgtgtgtgtgtgtgtgtgtgtgtcacatacTTTTCTCTCCAAGACGGGTGTCCATGTCCTCTGAGGTGCTGCTGTTTCGTCCTGTCCGCccctgaggagaaacagaggctCACTTGGTCACACAACAGATCCAAAATGGAGCATACAGCACAAAGAAGCTCTCTTTAATCCAGCAAATGAAGTTCGTTACAGATCCAGAATGGTCAGTGTGAAGGAAAGAAACATAAAGCCGTGTTCAGAGAACATCATCAACTTCAAATGAGTTCAGCTACTCCCTTCTGTCTTTCCCTTcaatctctcttgctctctttctctctctctctttcccttcctcaGGAAAAGTTTACTGTTTCATCCACTCAGGTCTCAGATAGCCCAGGGCATTCCAAATCATTGGTCACACTTACAGATCCCCTCCCCCTTCTTCCTCACAcccactcaccacacacacacacacacacacacacacacaaaagcacacatacacacacaaacacacgcatgcttTTGTAGAGTGGGAGAGTGTCAACAGTATTCCCTACATCACAATAGGTGTCTATCTGTTGGATGCTGAATTACCCCCTTTCCAAATTTAACCTCTCGGACCCACCTCAGTTTGAGTCAAGACACTCCCAGTTCTTGTGAAAACAGTTCTGACCTTACTAACATATTAGAGGAGTAGAAACGTGGCTTTCATTTGCCTTAACGGCTCTTTATTTCACCGAGAAACAAAATAAGTCCTCCTAAAAAACAGCTGATGTTCAACATGCTACTACTAATGATTCATAGAATTGagattattttgtgttgtgtacaGTAGTAATATATGTAGAAGAGTTTTTCACATAACAACAGATTATGAATATGGCCACCATTGAGCAACTGTAAACTAATATGAGCCACAGTTtgaaatacacacgcacacacatgcgcacacacacacacacacacacacacacacacacacacacacacacacacaaaatcaactAATGAGCACATCATGCAGAGTTGCAGAGGGCCTGTCCGTCTGTGTCCCAAGTTAACTCTTGCAATGTCCAGCCACACAAATAATTAGAGATAcatcacttcacacacacacacacacacacacacacacacacacacacacacacacacacacacacacacacacacaggtgggcCTGGCCTTTAACAAAATAGAGATGCAGTCagggcaaacaaacaaacaaacaaacaagcaaacagaaagacagacagaaaacagctgcTCAGAACTGATGACTCCGGCAGATGTGTCGTTTTAGAGCTAATCCAGGATGCAGATAAGTGAGGCACAGATCTGAACTCTTAAAACCACTCTCCCTGAATGCCGAAACTAACACCAAAGCTGGCACTGACTAACAGTGCATTAAGACACAGTGGAATTCCAAAATTTTAAGCTTGGTGAGTGAGGAAAAAGTCAATGATTGTGATGCCAAAGaacatattttgcattttggcAAACCTGTGGACAACCAAAGTGCCTAAAAACCACCGTATGATTAAGAATGGACATTTCATCCAGGAATGTGCTGAACCCAAGCCCAAAGATTCTGAGCCGTGACAGTTCAGACATTACATCTGTCTTGGAAAACAAGACAGTCATAGAAATGGTACAAGTCACAGGTGTCTGGTTTGGTAAGCATCCAAAGTTGTAAATGCTCTTAATGGAAACGACTTGAAAATATGAGTTGGTATTCACACAGCTTAATGGGGTGTTAAAGAGAGATGTATAGAGTGGAGAGGggtgggagagaaacagagagagagagagagagagagagagagagagggagatagagagagagagaggagagagggagagagagagaaagagagagagagagagagagcgagagagagaggagagagggagagagggatggattgAGAGGTATTTGAACTGAGGAGCAGGGGATGCGTTGGAACAGGAGAGGCTGTCTTTGCCAAACCAAGAACAGCGTGTTCACAGAAACTCTTCCACGTCAACAAGCAGCCCTGTGTCAGGTTATGTGCATTCTCTCTGCCCAACATAAAGATCACAGACCACCTGAGAATCTCAACATAAGAGAatcaaccaaaaacaacaaagttaTGACTTAGAATAAGGCAATCCAATACAGAATCTCATAAAAAAGTGAAAGtatttgatttattattttcatttcactcacaAATTGATCTCCAACATTCACAAGACTAAAAACTGGACAGCCAAAACTAATTGTATGGGTAAAGCATGTATAAGTACTGAGCTTGTGACTACACAGAATACTGTTTTCATGGGCACTGAGTGTACAGATACCAAGTGTTTGAGTACTGAGTGTATATGTACTCAGTGTATGGATACTAAGTATAGGAGTATTCAGCGTACAGGTACTGGTCTAAGTGTAAGAAGACTCCATAAACGCATACTAAGTGTAAGAGCTCTCAGTGCACAGGTACAAAGTGTCAAAGTACTCAGTGTACCAGTGCTAAATGCATGAGTGCTCACGGTACGGGTTTTATGTGGATTTTTGATTATGATCATTCAGTGTGTGCTAactgagtgaacagtgatacCCTGAAGCTGTATTTACTCAGTGAAGTGTGGTTTATTTCGTATGATAAGTTGACAATGACAGGGATTGTTGACAAGGATCCTCTTTTTGAAGTGACACAGAAGTGAGGTTTactttttaaactgtttatggGAACTATTATATAATTGTCACATCACCTGACACTATAAGGTAAACATTTAAATAGAAGAGGCTTGATGGAGCTATGTATGCAGATCACAACACTATACAACACAAAGTATTTTCATGAGATATTATTAGAATCCAAGTGAGCATGACTGTTTTGTTAGTGATGCAATCTCCATTAAAACTTCACTTTGTTAAATTATCCAGTATCGCGAGAGGtgactgagaatgactgatgCAAATAAAACAGTTCTTCAGTTAAATTTGGGCCTCTGTATGTTTGGGGAAGGCTGTTCAggtcagtgagagaaaaaaagacgagACAAAACACACGATGGAGAGGAATAGGCAAGAGAAATGGgtaagaaaaaggaaaagaaggaggaaagaaaaaaagagagagtgtgtgttgggcAAGAGCCTGGTTTTTGTAGGCCTCCAGTGATCAGAGGGTAAGGAGTGTGTGCATGCCACTCCCATGACATCATCCCACTGAGACGACATCAGTGCACCAGTACAGCTGCAGCTGAGAGCAAAGAGAgggtttgcatgt
This window encodes:
- the LOC115814173 gene encoding LIM domain and actin-binding protein 1-like isoform X2 — encoded protein: MEAGRFSRGQWASSSLRITAKELSLVSSRGKSNAIAERFSKYQKAAEETGADKKKITVENLLRSGNLSDLKKRWEQKKQDKPTTQPSAPARTRLPSQLSVSKPEPPAEPKPPAHATSLTRQDSLSARREKAGQNKQETEGGMERKLKPEEEEEFGAKEAESGSSSASNLCSPLEKPSVPLNSLKMMFEKGEAKGRTGRNSSTSEDMDTRLGEKRVATVERSFSLRDRMAKYQAAVSKQDPSTRTAGQTETERRTPSADHKENVPPGGVGVAVNLLSESNSPKTNEDTPGSSPENPASASDDPPKTVKKFRLPVRETCVACLKTVYPLEKLVANNQIFHNSCFRCTHCNAKLSLGSYASLHGNVYCKPHFSQLFKSKGNYDEGFGHRPHKELWTPRTDDEQMEETEHPKDSAAEPGLARPVSEAVSEKEPSPTVEDSPLAKVTEVAATLETRAQMTSPAEKPAVVSMETRRLKIAWPPSLDTEGGSRGPGSAAEGRTGVAKPFRPKWPPEEEVTPIQQSTERAELKSLRRSSSLKERSRPFSVAPSLVTANPAAREPRRPLRRNFERRGSLEELHSSNQSQNDKQNAKERQREEEVKETERMKAEEQKKKEVIITDQKASSGGSSTEEEVERVPSIKEVEKMPRSILKQQTSVEDVEPNKNMEKEGEENPVKSHSASSEVSDSQPAVGNKDNRTSQDVGFWEEEEAEEELTVEEMIKRNRHYEEEEDDEEEQEEAFV
- the LOC115814173 gene encoding LIM domain and actin-binding protein 1-like isoform X1, with the protein product MEAGRFSRGQWASSSLRITAKELSLVSSRGKSNAIAERFSKYQKAAEETGADKKKITVENLLRSGNLSDLKKRWEQKKQDKPTTQPSAPARTRLPSQLSVSKPEPPAEPKPPAHATSLTRQDSLSARREKAGQNKQETEGGMERKLKPEEEEEFGAKEAESGSSSASNLCSPLEKPSVPLNSLKMMFEKGEAKGRTGRNSSTSEDMDTRLGEKRVATVERSFSLRDRMAKYQAAVSKQDPSTRTAGQTETERRTPSADHKENVPPGGVGVAVNLLSESNSPKTNGLPEDTPGSSPENPASASDDPPKTVKKFRLPVRETCVACLKTVYPLEKLVANNQIFHNSCFRCTHCNAKLSLGSYASLHGNVYCKPHFSQLFKSKGNYDEGFGHRPHKELWTPRTDDEQMEETEHPKDSAAEPGLARPVSEAVSEKEPSPTVEDSPLAKVTEVAATLETRAQMTSPAEKPAVVSMETRRLKIAWPPSLDTEGGSRGPGSAAEGRTGVAKPFRPKWPPEEEVTPIQQSTERAELKSLRRSSSLKERSRPFSVAPSLVTANPAAREPRRPLRRNFERRGSLEELHSSNQSQNDKQNAKERQREEEVKETERMKAEEQKKKEVIITDQKASSGGSSTEEEVERVPSIKEVEKMPRSILKQQTSVEDVEPNKNMEKEGEENPVKSHSASSEVSDSQPAVGNKDNRTSQDVGFWEEEEAEEELTVEEMIKRNRHYEEEEDDEEEQEEAFV
- the LOC115814173 gene encoding LIM domain and actin-binding protein 1-like isoform X3; translation: MERKLKPEEEEEFGAKEAESGSSSASNLCSPLEKPSVPLNSLKMMFEKGEAKGRTGRNSSTSEDMDTRLGEKRVATVERSFSLRDRMAKYQAAVSKQDPSTRTAGQTETERRTPSADHKENVPPGGVGVAVNLLSESNSPKTNGLPEDTPGSSPENPASASDDPPKTVKKFRLPVRETCVACLKTVYPLEKLVANNQIFHNSCFRCTHCNAKLSLGSYASLHGNVYCKPHFSQLFKSKGNYDEGFGHRPHKELWTPRTDDEQMEETEHPKDSAAEPGLARPVSEAVSEKEPSPTVEDSPLAKVTEVAATLETRAQMTSPAEKPAVVSMETRRLKIAWPPSLDTEGGSRGPGSAAEGRTGVAKPFRPKWPPEEEVTPIQQSTERAELKSLRRSSSLKERSRPFSVAPSLVTANPAAREPRRPLRRNFERRGSLEELHSSNQSQNDKQNAKERQREEEVKETERMKAEEQKKKEVIITDQKASSGGSSTEEEVERVPSIKEVEKMPRSILKQQTSVEDVEPNKNMEKEGEENPVKSHSASSEVSDSQPAVGNKDNRTSQDVGFWEEEEAEEELTVEEMIKRNRHYEEEEDDEEEQEEAFV